In a genomic window of Pelodiscus sinensis isolate JC-2024 chromosome 32, ASM4963464v1, whole genome shotgun sequence:
- the LOC102451876 gene encoding uncharacterized protein LOC102451876, translating into MVSENKEGNCQGPELVEPGEMVPGRPEEDVSQHAEEGEALESRCKLERRQSNHARANPRKSSPRSRGVTNIQEAVGPRLPNDRPYTCGACGKSFPWKSAYLSHQRTHAEDRPYKCADCGRGFSQSSTLAGHQRTHTGERPYSCAACGKSFSRRGNLLVHQSTHTGERPHRCPECGKRFGQKAYLRAHQRTHLAEKPYRCAQCGKGFAHSAQLLLHQRSHTGERPYLCKDCGKSFSQSSPFLSHRRTHAAESPYKCGECGKSFSRRGNLLAHQRTHTGERPFQCPACGECFVQLVKLTRHQRTHTGETPYKCKECGKTFGDRSHLNKHQRVHTGEKPFECAECGKRFGSSSDLIIHQRIHTGERPYKCLECGRSFGRSSDLTRHARKHTGERPYKCPSCGKSFRDSSTLTKHQRIHRGERPYQCQECGKSFRHLSNLLLHHRIHTGERPYRCPDCGKSFSRSSNVIAHQRIHTGERPFKCPECGKNFRSRSALTAHEKIHSRVKPLQAS; encoded by the coding sequence ATGGTGAGTGAGAACAAGGAAGGGAATTGTCAAGGTCCCGAGCTCGTGGAACCTGGCGAGATGGTACCAGGAAGGCCGGAAGAGGATGTTTCTCAGCACGCCGAGGAGGGGGAAGCCCTTGAAAGTCGGTGCAAGCTGGAGAGGCGGCAGAGTAACCACGCCAGGGCGAACCCCCGCAAATCCTCGCCCAGGAGCAGAGGGGTGACGAACATCCAAGAAGCGGTTGGGCCGCGACTGCCCAACGACAGGCCCTACACATGCGGcgcctgtgggaaaagcttccccTGGAAATCGGCCTACCTCAGCCACCAGAGGACCCACGCGGAAGACAGACCCTACAAGTGTGCCGACTGCGGGAGGGGTTTTAGCCAGAGCTCCACGCTCGCTGGCCACCAGCGAACCCACACGGGGGAGAGGCCCTACAGCTGTGCCgcctgcgggaaaagcttcagtcggcgtGGGAACCTGCTTGTCCACCAGAGCACCCACACGGGCGAGAGGCCCCACCGCTGCCCGGAGTGCGGGAAACGCTTCGGCCAGAAGGCCTACCTCCGCGCCCACCAGCGGACCCACCTGGCGGAGAAACCCTACCGGTGCGCCCAGTGCGGGAAAGGCTTCGCTCACAgcgcccagctcctgctgcaccAGAGAAGCCACACGGGGGAGAGGCCCTACCTGTGCAaggactgcgggaaaagcttcagccaGAGCTCGCCCTTCCTGTCGCACCGGAGAACTCACGCGGCGGAGAGCCCGTACAAGTGCGGcgagtgtgggaagagcttcagccGGCGCGGGAACCTGCTCGCCCATCAGAGGACCCACACGGGGGAGAGACCTTTCCAATGCCCAGCATGCGGGGAATGTTTTGTTCAGCTGGTGAAGCTCACCCGACACCAGAGAACCCACACTGGAGAGACGCCCTACAAGTGCAAGGAGTGCGGGAAAACCTTCGGGGACAGATCGCACTTGAATAAACACCAGAGAGTCCACACCGGAGAGAAGCCCTTTGAGTGCGCTGAGTGTGGGAAACGCTTCGGTTCGAGCTCAGACCTGATTATACACCAGAGGATTCACACCGGGGAGAGACCCTATAAATGCCTGGAGTGCGGGAGGAGCTTTGGGCGCAGCTCGGATCTCACCCGACACGCGAGAAAACACACGGGCGAGAGGCCCTACAAATGCCCcagctgtgggaaaagcttccgggACAGCTCCACCCTCACCaaacaccagagaatccacagAGGGGAGAGACCCTACCAGTGCcaggagtgtgggaaaagcttccgccACCTGTCCAACCTCCTGCTACATCACAGAATCCACACGGGGGAGAGGCCCTACCGCTGCCccgactgcgggaaaagcttcagccgGAGCTCGAACGTCATCGCtcaccagagaatccacacgggGGAGAGACCCTTTAAATGCCCCgagtgtgggaaaaacttcaggtCACGGTCAGCCCTGACAGCGCATGAGAAAATCCACAGCAGAGTGAAGCCCTTGCAAGCATCTTGA